DNA sequence from the Leptospira limi genome:
CTATCTCTTTCTAAAATAGATTCAATCGTATCGTTGCCGTTTTTTACCTTTATATCTGGATAAATCCAAGTTTCAGAATGTTTTTGATTTTGGACTCGGCCATCAAAAATATCAGAATTACACAAAACTCCTAACGCTTGAACACCTTCATTTTTGCCAAAAAGAACTCCAAAACATGGTTTTTTCGTAAGTTTTGTTTCACCAAACCTTGTTACGGTGGAAATGGTTAACAAATTTGGTTTTGATGCTAATTTGATCTCTGAATCTAATATGGGTAATAGCTTTTTTAGTGAGATACAAATTTTAACTGATCCATTTAAATTTTGAATTTCTTTAAAGTTTGAAAATGAAAATCCAGTTTTGATAGTAATTCTAGGTGATAAGTAAGAAACCAAATGAGTTACTAGGTCTCCCATTCCATTGGGAAAGGAAACAGTTCCATATGTTTTCTTTTTGTTTTTTTTGATCTCTTTGAAAATGGTACTGTTTCCTCTGCCATCCCATTTTGAAAATATCGTTTCGGGTTGTAATTCTGATAATCGAGTGCCGTAAATTCCACCTAAAGCAGGTTCTATGATGTTTTTTGTCACTGAGGGTCCAAACATTTGATTTCCCCAATTTTCAAAATTTAGATTGGGATCAAATTTAAGTTTTTTGAGAAAAATCGAATACAGTAATTTTGTGCCTGCTAAAATTGAGATTGGAAACTGGGATAATTTTTGGTTGATCCAAAAATACCTACGTTTTGATGCTTTTTTAGGGAAAACAGGTGATAGACCAATGTCATCTAACATGGATTTGATATCATCGGTCAAAAGGATTCCATTGGCAGCAAGTTCTACCAATCCTTCTGGTTTGTTCAATGTGCCTATCACTCCACCTAATGTATCCTTTTCTTCATACAGAGTGACAGAATTTCCTTTTTTTACTTGGTGGTATGCCATAAAGAGACCAGTAATCCCACCACCTACAATATGAACGTTTTCTTTCATATTGCTTTTGAGAAAACGGGTCCTGCTGGTTTACTAGATTGGAGTTTTTCATCAAACGCCATCGCTATGATTCGTAGAAATGGTTTACCTAGTTCGGTTACACATAGTGTTTCCTTATTCCATAAAACCAATTTGTCTTTTTCCATTTCCGATAAAAAATCTTTCGTATGGTTTAACAAATCACTGGGTACTTTCACTTCCCAAGAAGTCATCAGTTCTAAGATTAAAAGTTTTCGCAAACGATCGGAGTTGGAAAGTTTATGGCCTCTAAGGATCGGTAATTTTCCGTCCAAAAGGGATTTTCTATACTTCATTTCCAGTTTAATATTTTGGAAAAATAAGTTCGGTGTTTCAGAAATAGCAGAAGAACCAAGTCCTAACATAACATCGGTTTTGGAGTCACTATATCCCATAAAGTTTCTATGCAATTGTTTGGAATGGAAAGCTTTCCATAATTTATCATGAGGAAGAGCAAAATGGTCCATGCCAATTTCTCTGTATCCTTCTTTTTCTAGAAGTGATCTTCCCGTCTCATATAACTCGCGTTTGAGGGTTGGATCTGGCAAATCTGCTTCCGTAAATAAACGTTGGGATGCTTTGATCCATGGTACATGGGCATACGAGTAAAAAGCAATTCGATCTGGTTTTAGTTCTAATGTTTTTTCCATGGTGTATAACATGGAGTTTAGCGATTGTTTGGGTAATCCATAAATTAAATCAAAATTTACCGAATTAAATCCTAGAGATCTTGCTTCTAAGGTGATATTTTCAGTCAGTGCAAAAGGTTGAGTTCGGTTTACCAATCGTTGCACTTCCGGGTCAAAATCTTGGACTCCTAGACTAATTCGTTTGAAACCTAAATTATGTAAGAGTTTGAGTTGGGAAATTCGTGTTCTTCTAGGATCTACCTCAATAGAATATTGTGGGTCATTAGAAGGGGGTAATTGGTTTAAGATGGATTCGATGGTCGATTGTAGGTTGTAATCGGAAAGGTAAGTGGGGCTTCCCCCACCTAAGTGAAGTTCACTGAGTTCTTTCCCTTTTAAAGAAGGCACATTTTGTAAATACATTTCAAGTTCCGTTTTGATTGCTTTGACATAAGGTTCTTCAACGGTATGGTTTTTTGTAATTGATGTATTACAGCCGCAAAACGTACACAAAGTTTCACAAAATGGAATGTGAAGGTACATAGCAAGTTTTGATTCTTTTGGGGAAAGATGTGTTTCCAATGATTCGATACACTCTTCCACTGAAGGTGAATCGGTCCAGTAAGGTACGGTTGGATAACTTGTGTATCTTGGAGCAGGTGTATCGTATTTTTGGAGTAAGTGTTTCATGAATTAAACACCTTTCTTGTTGTGTCGATGAGAAGATGAACAGATTCTTCTGGAGTGAATTGTAATACACCATGTCCAAGTCCTGCCACCCAACCAACACGTTCTTTTGGGTTTAGATCTCTAATTGGTAAAAGGTATTCTTTTATTTTATGTTTGAGAGTTGATTGGTCTGCAAATAATAACTCTTGGTCAAAATTACCCTGAATGAAACCTTTGCCACCAAATTCATGTAATATGGAAGGGATTGAGAACCTGTGATCCACTCCGAAACCAACTAAGTTTTGAATGGAATGGATTTGCCTTATTTGTGATTCAGTTGAGTTTTTAGCATAATAACCAATTTGATTTGGGAAGGATTTTGTTAGTTCCGTAATTGGTTCTGTGACATACCTTCGGAAATTAAATGGATCTAACATTCCGGCTGCAGTGTCAAACATCATGACGACTTCCGCACCACCTTGCAATTGTAATTCGATATTTCGTTTTAAGAGTGGTACTAGAATCGAATAGAGTTGATCTACAAATTCTTGGTTAGTTTTGATAAACGATAAATTTCCGTCATGTTTACCTATACTAGCATAGGTCATAAGGGTAAACGGGCCACCAACAAATCCAATTAGAGAAACATCTTTTGGTAACACTTCTCTCGTTCGGATCACTGCTTCTTTTTGGAAATAAAGTCCTTCAATCGCTTCATCAACGGGTTTTAGTTTTTTAAGATCAGAATGGGAGGTAAGTGAGAATGATAGTTTGGGGCCGGGGTCATAAGTAAGACCCATTCCAAGTGCTTCTAATGGGAAAAGTAAATCTGAAAATAAGATACTTACATCAAATCCAAATTCTTTTACGGGACCTAATGCCACTTCGGCTGCGAGTTCAGGTTGTTTGCATAGTTCCATGAAACTATAGGATTCTTTGAGTTTACGATAATGAGAATGGTATCGTCCTGCTTGGCGCATAAACCAAATTGGAGGAGTGTTTTGTGGAACTAATTGGATCGCATTTGCAAAACGTTCGTTGTGGTATTTGGTTGTGATCATGGTTTAGCCCTTTAATGCCTGTTTAATTTTTTCAAGTGTGAGATCGATGATATCTTTTGTATGTACAGTAGATAAAAATCCCACCTCATAACCGCTTGGTGCAAGATAAACACCTTGGTTTAATAGTTTGTGGAAAAAAGATGCAAAATTGGATTTGTGAGAACTTGGAATATCAGCAATCGTTCTGATAGGTTTTTCTGTTTTCCCTTTTAGCCAAAACAAACTTCCAAATGTCACTGCTTCCCAATTGGGATCACCAGATTCTTTTAATAGATTTATGATTCCATCTGTGAATTGTTTGGTGGTAGTTTCAAGATTTGGGTAAGGATTTTCGTTCCAAGCCTTGGTAAGGGTTTTGAGCCCGGCTCGCATCCCAATCGGATTGGCAGACAATGTTCCTGCTTGGTAAACAGGTCCACTTGGTGCCACAAGGTCCATAAATTCTCGTTTTCCTGCATAAGCTCCCACTGGAAATCCTCCACCGATGATTTTTCCATAACAGACTAGATCAGGGACAATTCCTGTGATTCCAGCCATACCTTGGAAAGAAACTCGGAAACCAGAAATCACTTCATCAAACAGAAGTAATACGCCATACTTTGTTGTCAGTTCACGGCATTTTTTTAGGAATTCAATTCTTTGTGGAAGTAAACCGTAATTTGCTGGTAGTGGCTCAATCGCCAAACAAGCGATATTTGATCCTTCTCTTTGGAACAATTCCTCTAGTTTTGTTTCGTCATCCAAAGGGAGGACAAGTGTGTTTTGAATGATCTCAGGTCCAATTCCTTTGCTATCACTGGAACTAAGGCATGCAAGGCCCGAACCTGACTTCACTAAAAGTTGATCAAGGTGGCCATGGTAACAACCATCAAATTTCAGAATTTTGTTTCGTCCGGTTGCAGCTCTTGCCACTCGTAAGGCACTCATAACAGCTTCCGTTCCCGAGTTTACAAACCGTATTTTTTCAACCCAAGGAATTCTTTCTGTGATGAATTCTGCAAGTTCCAAGGAATAAGGTTCACAAGCACCAAAAGACCAGGCTTTCCTGACTGTATCTTCCACAACTTCTTGGATTTCAGGATGTCTATGTCCAAAGAGAAGTGGCCCAAAACTCAAACAATAGTCGATATAGTTTTTTCCTTCGACTGACTTAAGATAGGCGCCATTTGCTTCACTAAAAAATACTGGAGTTCCACCAACGGAAGAAAAAGATCTTACTGGGCTATGAACTCCACCAGGAACTACTTGTTTTGATCTTTCGAATAAAGATTCTGAATTCATGAATATAACCTTTTTGATATCCTTGCACCGTATGTGATTAAAAAAGAAGAACCTGCTCTCCGAAACACATCCCAAGTTTCTTTTAAACCTTCTTCAAAATCTAAAAAACCTTCTTTGGCTAAGTATACTAAACTTGCATATTCACCACTCACTTGGTAGGCGCCAGTGGGAAGCCCTGTTTTTTCTTTGATGGGACCAATTAAGTCGATAGCAGTCATCCCAGGTTTGACCATCAGTAAATCAGCACCTTCTTCTTTGTCACGAATGGAAGTATGAATGGCAGTATCTCTATCTCTAACGTCTAGTTGGTATCCACTACGATCACCAAACTGTGGTGAGGAGTCTGCTGCTCCTCGGAAGGGACCGTAAAAGTGACTTTTAAACTTCGTCGAATAACTCATAATGGGAACATGTGAATGGTTGTTTTCGTCTAGAATTTTTCGATGTGACAATACACGTCCATCCATCATATCACTAGGGGCAATTCCATCAGCACCAGAATCTGCGTAGATCAATGCAAGTTCAGACAATCGTTTTAATGTTAACTCTAAATTAATAGTTCCTTTGGGATGAAAGTGACAACAATGACCTGTTGTTGTCACAGAACAAATGCAAGTGTCTAACCACAAAAACATTTCTGGGAAAGTTTTTTTAATCAAACTGATATTGGATTGATAAAAGTTCGTCGAGAAACTTGTGTCTGACTTTTCACTCGGTACCATAAAGAGTAAAAATTGTGAAACACCAGATTTTAAATCCGATTCAATTTGATTCAATATTGTTTTGTTTGTATCGCGATGAACATCAGGTAAACCTTTGATGGGTTCTTTTTCATCGATACCTTCTACTAAAAACAATGGTTGGATCATTTTATTTACGTTAAGTGAACCTGATTCACTCAAATGGCGTAAGTATTGGTTGGAACGAAGTCGAAGGGTTTTTGTTTTCATTGTTTGATGTACTTCTCAGCCCAAGATTCAAAGGATAAGGAAACAAAAATTTTATTTTTTGAACCTTCTTCACCTAGCGCATGTTTAATTTTTCTAAATGTACTACCGGGACCAACAAAATGGATTACATTCAGTAGTTCAGGGAATCGTTTTGTAACGATGTCAAATTCAGATCCACTTCTCCAATATGCAGCTTTGATTTTGGATGTGTCAAAAGGGATCGGTATTTCTGGTGCTGAGACAAAGTAAGTTGGAATCACTGGATATACACTCGAATGTTTATCTGAATCCATATGGGTCAGTTTTACAAAATTTGGTTTTCTTCCTAAGATTGAATCAATTTCAGGAGGTTCACTTTCACCGAGTCCATCACATGTTCCATTCACCCAAAATCCACGAAGAGCAAGGTCTTTCCAAGTGGAAAGTCCAGCTGACCATAAAATCTGATTACTTGGATTCACTGATAAATCCAATGGAAACGCATAACCTCTGGATACAAATACGTCTACGTCTTTGGGAATGCTATAAGTGAGGCGTTCTCTTTGTCTTGCCGCCATTTTTGCATGTGGTGGCCAAACTTCTTCTTTGGTAAAAGATAAGTTAGGACTATCCGATAGTTCCTTCGTATGTAGAATTTCTCCTTCTTCGGTGATTCCTCTAACGAAGGTGACTTTTCCATAATCCCTTTTTAAAACTGTGACTCCAATTTTTTGGTGGCAACCTCCACCATACTTCGAAAGAATTTCTCTTTCTTCGTTTGCAGTAAGTTCGGTTTCAGGATCAACAATTTGTGATAATAATGATTTAAGGTGATTGTCTTCTTTTCTGATTTCCGCACATAACGTACCTTGTGCGGGCGCACTAGGAAAAATAGAAGAAGGTAAAACCATAAATAAAGAAAGATTTAATGTTTCTCTTATGAGTTGTTTTATTTCTTTTAGTTCGGGTAATACATTTTCATGGTCTTGGAAATTTAGGATTCGATCCAATGCTGCTTTTGCTACCAAAATGCCACCAGACTCATGGTCTAAATATTTACGAAGTCGAGTTTGGATATTGCCTCGGACTGATTCAATATTGATTTCAAAATTATTGATAGGTGTTGGGAAATAATTCTTTAAAAATTCTTTGATATGGTATTCACGCCTTGGTGAGGATGTGAGAATTGTGATCTCATTGGGCAAATTGATCCATTTATTTTTTTTGAATAATAATACATCACGCACATCTTCACGACTTAAAATAGGAATCAGTGTTGTATCGTTTCTTTCTTTTAGATCCATATCTTTAAAAGAGTGGATCACAATGTCCAATTTGTGACTGAGTAAGTCTTCTTGAAGGTCTTTTGTAAAAATTCCTTGGCCAGCAAATTGCCAAAGTGGAGTTGTTAAATCCTTATCTCCAGATGATTCTCGAAATACAGTTTCGAAATTTAATTCTTTGTTTTTTTCTTTTAAGGCTTGTTTAACAGTGTGGACTTGAATGCGAGACAGTAGGGAGGACCTACCTCCTATTTTGATTGTTTCAGACAAGTAAATCTTCCCATCCATTCATAATATGAAGTTGTTCTTCCTCCCGTTCCCTTGTGAGTTCCGTGAGAAAGTATTGTAAATCCATTTTGACAGCTTGGATTTGTTCGTCGGTTTCGTGTAAGTCATTTAGAATTTGTGAAAGCGGAATGTAGTGATCATAATTTTTGTTCTCATCTTTATTTTCTCTAAAATCTAAAATGATGGATGATGACCTGATCATCTCATCCCAGTTAAATGGCAAAAAACTTGAGGCAATGATGATGGCCTCATTGTTTGGTTTATAATCTTCCCAATGGTATGTGGTGATAGGGTAAAGTTCACTCAGTTCTTCGAGTCGGTTTTGGTTACGACCAATCAAACGCACTACTTTTTGTTTGGAAATAAGATATGGTAAAA
Encoded proteins:
- the hemN gene encoding oxygen-independent coproporphyrinogen III oxidase, producing the protein MKHLLQKYDTPAPRYTSYPTVPYWTDSPSVEECIESLETHLSPKESKLAMYLHIPFCETLCTFCGCNTSITKNHTVEEPYVKAIKTELEMYLQNVPSLKGKELSELHLGGGSPTYLSDYNLQSTIESILNQLPPSNDPQYSIEVDPRRTRISQLKLLHNLGFKRISLGVQDFDPEVQRLVNRTQPFALTENITLEARSLGFNSVNFDLIYGLPKQSLNSMLYTMEKTLELKPDRIAFYSYAHVPWIKASQRLFTEADLPDPTLKRELYETGRSLLEKEGYREIGMDHFALPHDKLWKAFHSKQLHRNFMGYSDSKTDVMLGLGSSAISETPNLFFQNIKLEMKYRKSLLDGKLPILRGHKLSNSDRLRKLLILELMTSWEVKVPSDLLNHTKDFLSEMEKDKLVLWNKETLCVTELGKPFLRIIAMAFDEKLQSSKPAGPVFSKAI
- a CDS encoding protoporphyrinogen/coproporphyrinogen oxidase, with the translated sequence MKENVHIVGGGITGLFMAYHQVKKGNSVTLYEEKDTLGGVIGTLNKPEGLVELAANGILLTDDIKSMLDDIGLSPVFPKKASKRRYFWINQKLSQFPISILAGTKLLYSIFLKKLKFDPNLNFENWGNQMFGPSVTKNIIEPALGGIYGTRLSELQPETIFSKWDGRGNSTIFKEIKKNKKKTYGTVSFPNGMGDLVTHLVSYLSPRITIKTGFSFSNFKEIQNLNGSVKICISLKKLLPILDSEIKLASKPNLLTISTVTRFGETKLTKKPCFGVLFGKNEGVQALGVLCNSDIFDGRVQNQKHSETWIYPDIKVKNGNDTIESILERDRYLISKKMDLPTAVYRTTWEGVFPAYDSNLFKFNQVLDQLETNWSSQGKNIRFYGNYRKGIGLRSIFESTMF
- the hemL gene encoding glutamate-1-semialdehyde 2,1-aminomutase, whose protein sequence is MNSESLFERSKQVVPGGVHSPVRSFSSVGGTPVFFSEANGAYLKSVEGKNYIDYCLSFGPLLFGHRHPEIQEVVEDTVRKAWSFGACEPYSLELAEFITERIPWVEKIRFVNSGTEAVMSALRVARAATGRNKILKFDGCYHGHLDQLLVKSGSGLACLSSSDSKGIGPEIIQNTLVLPLDDETKLEELFQREGSNIACLAIEPLPANYGLLPQRIEFLKKCRELTTKYGVLLLFDEVISGFRVSFQGMAGITGIVPDLVCYGKIIGGGFPVGAYAGKREFMDLVAPSGPVYQAGTLSANPIGMRAGLKTLTKAWNENPYPNLETTTKQFTDGIINLLKESGDPNWEAVTFGSLFWLKGKTEKPIRTIADIPSSHKSNFASFFHKLLNQGVYLAPSGYEVGFLSTVHTKDIIDLTLEKIKQALKG
- the hemB gene encoding porphobilinogen synthase, whose amino-acid sequence is MKTKTLRLRSNQYLRHLSESGSLNVNKMIQPLFLVEGIDEKEPIKGLPDVHRDTNKTILNQIESDLKSGVSQFLLFMVPSEKSDTSFSTNFYQSNISLIKKTFPEMFLWLDTCICSVTTTGHCCHFHPKGTINLELTLKRLSELALIYADSGADGIAPSDMMDGRVLSHRKILDENNHSHVPIMSYSTKFKSHFYGPFRGAADSSPQFGDRSGYQLDVRDRDTAIHTSIRDKEEGADLLMVKPGMTAIDLIGPIKEKTGLPTGAYQVSGEYASLVYLAKEGFLDFEEGLKETWDVFRRAGSSFLITYGARISKRLYS
- the hemC gene encoding hydroxymethylbilane synthase, which gives rise to MSETIKIGGRSSLLSRIQVHTVKQALKEKNKELNFETVFRESSGDKDLTTPLWQFAGQGIFTKDLQEDLLSHKLDIVIHSFKDMDLKERNDTTLIPILSREDVRDVLLFKKNKWINLPNEITILTSSPRREYHIKEFLKNYFPTPINNFEINIESVRGNIQTRLRKYLDHESGGILVAKAALDRILNFQDHENVLPELKEIKQLIRETLNLSLFMVLPSSIFPSAPAQGTLCAEIRKEDNHLKSLLSQIVDPETELTANEEREILSKYGGGCHQKIGVTVLKRDYGKVTFVRGITEEGEILHTKELSDSPNLSFTKEEVWPPHAKMAARQRERLTYSIPKDVDVFVSRGYAFPLDLSVNPSNQILWSAGLSTWKDLALRGFWVNGTCDGLGESEPPEIDSILGRKPNFVKLTHMDSDKHSSVYPVIPTYFVSAPEIPIPFDTSKIKAAYWRSGSEFDIVTKRFPELLNVIHFVGPGSTFRKIKHALGEEGSKNKIFVSLSFESWAEKYIKQ
- a CDS encoding uroporphyrinogen decarboxylase family protein, producing the protein MITTKYHNERFANAIQLVPQNTPPIWFMRQAGRYHSHYRKLKESYSFMELCKQPELAAEVALGPVKEFGFDVSILFSDLLFPLEALGMGLTYDPGPKLSFSLTSHSDLKKLKPVDEAIEGLYFQKEAVIRTREVLPKDVSLIGFVGGPFTLMTYASIGKHDGNLSFIKTNQEFVDQLYSILVPLLKRNIELQLQGGAEVVMMFDTAAGMLDPFNFRRYVTEPITELTKSFPNQIGYYAKNSTESQIRQIHSIQNLVGFGVDHRFSIPSILHEFGGKGFIQGNFDQELLFADQSTLKHKIKEYLLPIRDLNPKERVGWVAGLGHGVLQFTPEESVHLLIDTTRKVFNS